One window from the genome of Gadus morhua chromosome 16, gadMor3.0, whole genome shotgun sequence encodes:
- the gramd1bb gene encoding protein Aster-B isoform X12 encodes MDLSEAALSDWEMVLELDEALAGWVHQGPARGEWGWEWGWAASDLQDPDWDTEDLPAVLSPTYKQRNEDFRKLFKQLPDTERLIVDYSCALQRDILLQGRLYLSENWICFYSNIFRWETLLTVRLKDICSMTKEKTARLIPNAIQLCTDTDKHFFTSFGARDRTYMMMFRLWQNALLDKPLCPKELWHFVHQCYGNELGLTSDDEDYVPPDDDFNTMGFCEEIPNEESELNNDNSSKSSADARPDASPLPPHRKLLPNSSVLSGTNDPGLTFDLPGDEFADCLPEGELLGLPLAADMRVGLEGGLPAGPAPSPSLDFNDNDIPTELSDSSETHDEGEVQAFHEDLHGRQYINEVYKFSVDKLYHILFTESQFMSDFMEQRRFSEVVYHPWKKDEAGNQTRDIMYTISLSNPLAPKTATVTETQTLYKASQESECYIIDAEVITHDVPYHDYFYTLNRYMITRVAKNKCRLRVSTELCYRKQPWGLVKGFIEKNFWSGLDENFRHLEMRLSKAEEELLSESLRPSPKAKVGKGAAARRRQRPLVHLLGLDEALGPVTTPAAADVLHRIKQVAGSTQTRRQSPQHHHLPHLPHLLPSGLALYSVSKLLVVISFVICLSLVLLVLLNAMLFYKLWRLEYSAQSLPTWQGLRLHESKLPQTQVEWAQLLESQQHFHDAELQKWREIIKSSVVLLDQMKDSLLNLQRGIGLRDYSSEAEEKRSRYH; translated from the exons ATGGATCTGAGTGAAGCTGCTTTGTCGGACTGGGAGATGGTGCTGGAGCTGGACGAGGCCCTGGCCGGCTGGGTCCACCAGGGCCCAGCCAGGGGGGAGTGGGGCTGGGAGTGGGGCTGGGCCGCCTCCGACCTCCAGGACCCCGACTGGGACACGGAGGACCTGCCCGCC GTCCTCAGTCCAACGTACAAGCAGCGCAATGAGGACTTCAGGAAGCTCTTCAAACAGCTGCCTGACACGGAGAGACTCATCGTGG ACTACTCGTGTGCCCTGCAGCGGGACATCCTTCTGCAGGGACGCCTCTACCTCTCAGAGAACTGGatctgtttctatagcaacatCTTCCGCTGGGAAACGCTG CTGACGGTGCGGCTAAAGGACATCTGTTCTATGACCAAGGAGAAGACAGCACGCCTCATTCCCAATGCAATCCAGCTCTGCACAGACACTGACAAG CACTTTTTCACCTCATTTGGAGCAAGGGACCGGACCTACATGATGATGTTCAGACTATGGCAGAATGCCCTGCTGGACAAG CCCCTGTGTCCAAAAGAACTCTGGCATTTTGTCCACCAGTGCTACGGCAACGAGTTGGGCCTGACCAGTGACGACGAAGACTATGTCCCCCCGGACGATGACTTCAACACCATGGG GTTCTGCGAGGAGATCCCCAACGAGGAGTCGGAGCTCAACAACGACAACTCCTCCAAGAGCAGTGCGGACGCCAGGCCGGACGCCAGCCCCCTGCCCCCGCACAGGAAGCTGCTCCCCAACAGCAGCGTGCTGTCCGGCACCAACGACCCCGGCCTCACG TTTGACCTGCCGGGAGACGAGTTTGCAGACTGCCTGCCTGAGGGGGAGCTCCTGGGGCTGCCGCTGGCGGCGGACATGAGggtgggcctggaggggggcctgccggcgggccccgccccctcgcccTCGCTGGACTTCAACGACAACGACATCCCCACCGAGCTCAGCGACTCCTCGGAGACGCACGACGAAG gtgaggTGCAGGCCTTCCACGAGGACCTGCACGGCCGACAGTACATCAACGAGGTGTACAAGTTCAGCGTGGACAAGCTGTACCACATCCTGTTCACCGAGTCCCAGTTCATGAGCGACTTCATGGAGCAACGCCGCTTCTCCG AGGTGGTGTACCATCCGTGGAAGAAGGACGAGGCGGGGAACCAGACCCGGGACATCATGTACACCATCTCTCTGTCCAACCCTCTGGCTCCCAAGACGGCCACTGTCACGGAGACGCAG ACTCTGTATAAGGCCAGCCAGGAGAGCGAGTGTTACATCATCGACGCGGAAGTCATCACGCACGACGTCCCCTACCATGACTACTTCTACACCCTCAACCGCTACATGATCACCAGGGTGGCCAAGAACAAGTGCCGGCTGAG GGTGTCGACGGAGCTGTGCTACAGGAAGCAGCCGTGGGGGCTGGTGAAGGGTTTCATTGAGAAGAACTTCTGGAGCGGCTTGGACGAgaatttccgccatcttg AGATGAGGCTGTccaaggcggaggaggagctgctcaGCGAGTCCCTCCGGCCCTCGCCCAAGGCCAAGGTGGGGAAGGGCGCGGCGGCACGGCGCCGGCAGCGGCCGCTGGTCCACCTGCTGGGCCTGGATGAGGCGCTCGGCCCCGTGAccacgcccgccgccgccgacgtCCTCCACCGCATCAAGCAGGTGGCGGGCTCCACCCAGACGCGGCGCCAgagcccccagcaccaccacctcccccacctgccCCACCTGCTGCCCAGTGGGCTGGCCCTCTACAGCGTCTCCAAGCTGCTGGTCGTTATCAGCTTCGT GATCTGTCTCAG CTTGGTTCTGCTGGTGCTTCTCAATGCCATGCTGTTCTACAAGCTGTGGAGGCTGGAGTACTCGGCCCAGTCACTGCCCACCTGGCAGGGCCTGCGACTCCATGaaag taaACTGCCTCAGACCCAGGTAGAGTGGGCACAGCTCCTGGAGTCCCAGCAGCACTTCCACGATGCTGAGCTGCAGAAGTGGAGAGAGATCATCAAGTCTTCGGTGGTGCTACTTGACCAG ATGAAGGACTCTCTACTGAACCTGCAGCGAGGCATCGGGTTAAGGGACTACAGCtcggaggcggaggagaagcGTAGTCGATACCACTGA